A single window of Gossypium hirsutum isolate 1008001.06 chromosome A10, Gossypium_hirsutum_v2.1, whole genome shotgun sequence DNA harbors:
- the LOC107895541 gene encoding chitinase 2: MVLLNQFSGLCTLPLVVNANAAVSISALKFVVMLMLLAVPKLEAPHAPVFADPKAVLALKASQLVQQFCYGKVMMEYIGATGVPVKLEAVPVEEGIDFHFILSFAIDADPSGNTQNGKFSPYWADTLTPESVAAMKKSHPNVKALASLSGWSLGDKVLRWYTPDDTQQWISNAFSSLSSMAQQYHLDGIDIDYENFPRHNSSFAYCIGELITLLKNQSVISVATIAPYHKTTAPYIELFENYGGVIDFVNYQFYTDKVRKPKSYVEAFKIRAGQFDKEKLLPSYEVNGRGIQGDAFFDALSLLEDDGFGVNGVMIFSADASSSNDYYYERKSQDFLLNSTVSV; encoded by the exons ATGGTTCTGTTGAATCAGTTTAGTGGGTTGTGCACTCTACCTCTGGTGGTCAATGCTAATGCTGCTGTCAGTATTTCCGCGCTGAAATTCGTAGTAATGCTTATGCTGCTT GCTGTTCCTAAGTTGGAGGCTCCTCATGCTCCGGTATTTGCTGATCCTAAGGCTGTTCTTGCGTTGAAGGCTTCTCAACTTGTGCAG CAATTTTGCT ATGGCAAAGTGATGATGGAGTACATTGGAGCAACAGGCGTACCCGTGAAACTGGAGGCTGTTCCAGTGGAAGAAGGCATTGATTTCCACTTCATACTTAGTTTCGCCATCGATGCCGATCCCTCCGGCAATACCCAGAACGGAAAATTCTCACCATATTGGGCAGACACATTAACCCCAGAATCAGTTGCAGCAATGAAGAAAAGCCACCCCAATGTGAAAGCCTTGGCCAGTCTTTCAGGGTGGAGCTTAGGGGACAAAGTCCTCCGGTGGTACACCCCTGACGACACCCAACAATGGATATCCAATGCCTTCTCATCATTGTCATCGATGGCCCAACAGTACCATCTCGATGGCATCGACATCGACTATGAAAACTTCCCAAGACACAACTCAAGTTTTGCTTATTGCATAGGTGAACTCATCACTCTCTTGAAGAACCAAAGTGTCATTTCTGTAGCCACCATTGCTCCTTACCATAAAACAACAGCACCCTACATTGAACTATTTGAGAATTACGGAGGTGTGATCGACTTCGTCAACTATCAGTTCTACACTGATAAGGTTAGGAAACCCAAATCTTACGTGGAAGCTTTCAAGATTCGAGCCGGACAATTCGATAAGGAAAAGCTATTGCCTAGCTATGAAGTTAATGGAAGGGGGATTCAAGGTGATGCATTTTTTGACGCCTTAAGTCTTTTGGAAGACGATGGATTTGGTGTTAATGGAGTTATGATATTCTCTGCTGATGCTTCTTCCTCCAATGACTATTACTATGAGAGGAAATCTCAAGATTTCTTGCTGAATTCCACGGTATCTGTGTGA